The Zestosphaera sp. genome includes a window with the following:
- the gatE gene encoding Glu-tRNA(Gln) amidotransferase subunit GatE, whose translation MSIDYSSVGLRVGIEIHQQLATREKLFCSCPAELASEEVSRREVRRFLRVAKSEVGEVDPAAQYEIMRGRSIIYEVPEGHACLVELDEEPPHELNREAVLITLAIAKALNSTPVDEIEVMRKIVVDGSNTTGFQRTAIVAVGGYLIDEEGLIRIQTICLEEDAARKVDEGRGYVKYNLDRLGIPLIEIATGPDIKNPEQAMRVAFKIGLLLRLSGKVKRGIGTIRQDLNISVEGGVKTEVKGVGKLELIPKVIEYEVSRQLKLLEIREELIKRGVCENDLTYLIVDVTNVFSNTRSKLVSSSLSKGLKIYATPLKGFGGLLKKELMPGRRFGTELSDYAKAWGGVGGIIHSDELPSYGISEEERDAVFSLLSLDKEKDAYVLVISDADSAERALKAVVDRARYALVGIPKETRAANPDGTTKYMRPQPGAMRMYPETDIKPIPVTQELLEEAERLKPPTPEELLARLIRDHKLTKTLAEQLIRDPLIHTYLNLVEELGDKVQPHIIATTLMIHLKSLKSEGLDVSIIDEQVLKTILSKVSENVLSKDAIPEVLREYSLKRGEASLEELIKKYTGIRVSELEKLVDEVIEDLKETLLTKREKAFNIVMGEVMKKVRGRIDGKIVAETVKNRLREALGI comes from the coding sequence ATGAGTATTGATTACTCTTCAGTAGGTCTGAGAGTAGGTATTGAGATACACCAGCAACTAGCTACTAGAGAGAAGCTTTTCTGTTCATGTCCTGCCGAGCTAGCTAGTGAGGAGGTCTCAAGAAGGGAAGTAAGGAGGTTCTTAAGAGTTGCTAAGAGTGAGGTTGGAGAAGTAGATCCTGCGGCTCAGTATGAAATCATGAGGGGAAGAAGCATAATATATGAAGTGCCTGAAGGTCATGCGTGCTTAGTAGAACTGGATGAAGAGCCTCCTCACGAACTAAATAGAGAAGCAGTCTTAATAACTCTAGCTATAGCTAAAGCCCTGAACTCTACTCCGGTTGACGAGATAGAAGTCATGAGGAAAATAGTCGTTGACGGCTCAAACACTACGGGATTTCAGAGAACAGCTATAGTTGCTGTGGGGGGTTACTTAATAGATGAGGAGGGACTGATAAGGATACAGACTATATGTCTTGAAGAAGACGCCGCAAGGAAAGTTGATGAGGGAAGGGGTTACGTCAAGTATAATTTAGACAGGCTTGGAATACCCCTCATCGAGATAGCGACAGGTCCTGACATAAAGAATCCTGAGCAAGCTATGAGAGTTGCTTTCAAGATAGGGTTGTTGCTGAGGTTGAGCGGTAAAGTCAAGAGAGGGATAGGCACTATAAGGCAAGACCTCAACATATCTGTAGAAGGGGGTGTCAAGACGGAAGTAAAGGGTGTTGGAAAACTCGAGTTAATACCTAAGGTTATAGAATACGAGGTTTCCAGACAACTAAAGCTACTTGAGATAAGAGAAGAGTTAATTAAGAGGGGAGTTTGCGAGAATGACTTGACTTACTTGATAGTTGACGTGACTAACGTCTTCTCCAACACTAGGAGTAAACTAGTTTCTTCTTCGTTGAGTAAGGGTCTTAAGATTTATGCAACTCCCCTGAAGGGTTTTGGCGGATTATTAAAGAAGGAGTTAATGCCTGGGAGAAGATTCGGCACAGAACTCTCTGACTACGCTAAAGCTTGGGGTGGTGTAGGAGGAATAATACACAGTGATGAGTTGCCGTCTTACGGAATTTCAGAAGAGGAAAGAGATGCGGTCTTCAGTCTTCTCTCGCTAGATAAAGAGAAGGACGCGTACGTCCTGGTCATTAGTGATGCAGACTCTGCTGAGAGGGCTCTTAAAGCAGTCGTGGATCGTGCCCGATACGCTCTAGTAGGTATACCTAAAGAAACGCGTGCTGCAAACCCTGACGGCACCACCAAGTATATGAGGCCACAGCCAGGAGCGATGAGGATGTATCCAGAAACAGATATTAAGCCTATCCCAGTTACCCAAGAATTACTTGAAGAAGCTGAACGTCTTAAGCCACCTACACCTGAAGAATTGTTAGCGAGGTTGATAAGAGATCATAAACTAACGAAAACTCTTGCAGAACAACTAATCAGGGACCCGCTAATCCACACGTACCTAAACCTAGTTGAGGAGCTAGGTGATAAAGTTCAGCCCCACATAATAGCTACGACACTAATGATACACTTAAAGAGTCTTAAGTCAGAAGGACTTGACGTGAGTATAATAGATGAGCAAGTCTTGAAGACTATCTTAAGTAAGGTGAGCGAGAACGTTTTGAGCAAGGACGCAATACCAGAAGTGTTAAGAGAATATTCACTCAAGAGAGGGGAAGCCAGCCTGGAAGAACTCATAAAGAAGTATACAGGAATAAGAGTCAGCGAGTTAGAAAAACTAGTGGATGAAGTCATAGAAGACCTTAAAGAAACCTTGTTAACGAAGAGAGAGAAAGCTTTCAATATAGTGATGGGTGAAGTAATGAAGAAGGTTAGGGGCAGAATCGACGGAAAAATAGTTGCAGAGACCGTAAAGAACAGACTCAGAGAAGCACTCGGTATCTAG
- a CDS encoding C/D box methylation guide ribonucleoprotein complex aNOP56 subunit (functions along with aFIB and aL7a; guides 2'-O-methylation of ribose to specific sites in RNAs), with protein MRVVALDTFIGSLIADAEGNIVVKRLVSKTNVNELAERVLRLDSGEATEEFVSSIEELVRMYGDDIEVVVPDEDHARVVSSLKLKALVEPDNSVLRRLRDSLVSTVISEGIVRSEDEWVSFLNQVMLQVTRIKLRSFAAKRDLLAIQAIRSIDDIDKTINLFASRMREWYSVHFPELDDLIEDHKMYATVVYEFGSREEMSLEKLRKLGFSESRAAKIYEASKKSMGADLSEVDVERIRDFVGTILNLYELRDKLSEYLSQVMKEVAPNITELVGPTLGARLLSLAGSLEDLAKMPASTIQVLGAEKALFRALRTGGRPPKHGVLFQHPEIHTAPKWQRGKIARAVATKLAIAAKADYFTGRFIADKLKKDLQERIAEIKELYAKPPAKPVPEKVKGPERPPFRKGKRGRGGR; from the coding sequence GTGAGGGTAGTAGCTCTTGATACGTTTATTGGGTCTTTAATAGCTGACGCTGAAGGTAATATAGTCGTGAAACGCTTAGTTAGTAAGACTAACGTGAATGAGTTAGCTGAGCGTGTTTTGAGACTAGATAGCGGTGAGGCGACTGAAGAGTTTGTTAGTAGTATTGAGGAGTTGGTTAGGATGTATGGTGATGATATTGAGGTAGTAGTTCCTGATGAAGATCATGCTAGAGTAGTCTCTTCACTAAAGCTGAAAGCGCTTGTAGAGCCAGATAATAGCGTTCTCCGCAGGCTACGCGATTCTTTAGTCTCGACGGTAATTAGTGAAGGTATTGTGAGGTCTGAGGATGAGTGGGTATCGTTTCTAAATCAGGTGATGCTTCAGGTCACGAGGATTAAACTCAGGAGCTTTGCTGCTAAGAGAGACTTACTAGCTATTCAGGCTATTAGGTCTATAGACGACATAGACAAGACTATAAACTTGTTCGCGTCTAGGATGCGTGAGTGGTACAGCGTTCACTTCCCTGAGCTAGACGACTTAATAGAAGATCACAAAATGTATGCTACGGTAGTTTACGAGTTCGGTAGTAGGGAAGAGATGTCTCTTGAGAAGCTGAGGAAGTTAGGTTTTAGCGAGAGTAGAGCCGCTAAAATCTATGAGGCCTCGAAAAAGAGTATGGGTGCTGACTTATCAGAAGTAGATGTTGAGAGGATAAGAGATTTTGTAGGCACTATATTGAACTTATATGAATTGAGAGATAAGCTTTCAGAATACTTGAGTCAGGTCATGAAGGAGGTAGCCCCGAACATAACGGAGCTCGTGGGACCCACCTTAGGAGCTAGACTATTATCACTCGCAGGGAGTCTTGAAGACTTAGCTAAGATGCCTGCAAGCACTATACAAGTCTTGGGAGCTGAGAAAGCGCTATTTAGAGCTTTAAGAACTGGTGGGAGACCTCCGAAACATGGTGTGTTGTTCCAGCATCCCGAAATACACACAGCGCCTAAGTGGCAGAGGGGTAAGATCGCGAGAGCCGTCGCTACTAAGCTAGCTATAGCGGCTAAGGCCGACTACTTTACTGGCAGGTTTATAGCGGATAAGCTTAAGAAAGACCTGCAAGAGAGGATTGCGGAAATTAAGGAGCTGTACGCTAAGCCGCCTGCTAAGCCAGTACCTGAGAAAGTTAAAGGGCCTGAAAGACCTCCGTTTAGGAAGGGTAAAAGAGGGAGAGGCGGGAGGTGA
- a CDS encoding 30S ribosomal protein S30e encodes MPTHGSMTKAGKVRSQTPKIEKRPKRNLPPKQRNRREYWIRKRKEAGLPVPTVVPPSSVPRKEKVST; translated from the coding sequence ATGCCTACACACGGCTCGATGACTAAGGCTGGTAAAGTCAGGAGTCAAACCCCTAAAATAGAGAAGAGACCTAAGAGGAATCTCCCGCCGAAGCAGAGGAACAGGCGTGAGTACTGGATTAGGAAGAGGAAAGAAGCTGGACTTCCAGTACCTACTGTAGTGCCTCCTTCTTCAGTGCCTAGAAAGGAGAAGGTCTCTACTTAA
- the iorA gene encoding indolepyruvate ferredoxin oxidoreductase subunit alpha, which produces MSFKSIVSMSSGKYLLLGNEAIARGALEGGLGFAAAYPGTPSSEILESLISVKDIVGIYAEWSVNEKVAFEAAYGASLAGVNALTAMKHVGMNVAADPLMSSAYTGVEGALVVVTADDPSMHSSQNEQDNRWYGVHAYIPVFEPFDVDEAKKMTKYAFEFSKKFKHPVILRTTTRVSHSRGVVELEPIPEVRVKGKFNKEDRFVVMPANARKNKIKLLERWNAISEVVNELPFNRIEGDGKALIIASGSAYGYVREALDYFKIKDRVRVLKIGTPVPLPKKLLIEAAEEVDKILVVEELDPLVETSVKSVLYDSRIEAEVTGKDLVGYEFELNHLRVRRAIAKFLGLDYSIPQAPGQPIISVPTRIPTLCPGCPYRPIFFELRRLVNQEKIPYIASGDIGCYSLGYNPPYKMQDVMIEMGSSIGVGYGLSITTDDNVIAIIGDSTFYHAGLPPLINAVWHKKPLTIIVLDNEVTAMTGHQPAPSSKDGGEAHYIPIENVVSGLGIRFVEVIDPYDIKTVREVVKKALNYVREHKEPAVIVARRRCALEVVRDLRRAGVEIVPYVVLEDKCVGCGICYDWFVCPAIMPGSDRKAWIDPELCVGCGACAQVCPTKAIVPLKEYNREEVEKFWR; this is translated from the coding sequence ATGAGTTTTAAGTCGATTGTGAGCATGAGTAGTGGTAAGTACTTGCTATTAGGTAATGAGGCGATAGCTCGAGGCGCTTTAGAGGGTGGTTTAGGGTTTGCCGCTGCTTACCCAGGCACCCCATCATCAGAGATTCTTGAGTCTCTAATCTCGGTGAAAGATATAGTCGGTATTTACGCTGAGTGGAGTGTGAACGAGAAAGTAGCTTTTGAGGCAGCTTACGGCGCTTCTTTAGCAGGTGTTAATGCGTTGACTGCTATGAAGCATGTGGGCATGAACGTTGCTGCAGATCCCCTAATGAGTTCTGCTTATACAGGTGTTGAGGGTGCTCTAGTGGTGGTTACGGCCGACGACCCTAGCATGCATAGTAGTCAGAACGAGCAAGACAACAGGTGGTATGGTGTTCACGCATACATACCTGTCTTCGAGCCTTTTGACGTCGATGAAGCAAAGAAAATGACTAAATATGCTTTCGAGTTTAGCAAGAAGTTTAAGCATCCAGTGATACTACGCACTACTACGAGAGTGAGTCATAGTAGGGGGGTTGTAGAGTTAGAACCTATACCAGAGGTAAGGGTTAAGGGGAAGTTTAATAAAGAAGATAGGTTTGTCGTCATGCCCGCTAACGCTAGGAAAAACAAGATTAAGCTACTCGAGAGATGGAACGCGATTTCCGAGGTCGTGAATGAGCTCCCGTTTAACAGGATTGAGGGTGACGGGAAAGCGCTGATCATAGCTTCAGGCAGTGCCTACGGTTACGTGAGGGAAGCACTCGATTACTTCAAGATTAAGGATAGAGTTAGAGTTCTCAAAATAGGAACTCCGGTGCCGTTACCTAAGAAGCTACTCATAGAAGCTGCTGAGGAAGTCGATAAGATACTAGTTGTTGAAGAGCTTGACCCACTAGTCGAGACGAGCGTTAAGTCAGTACTCTATGACTCAAGAATTGAAGCAGAAGTAACGGGTAAAGACTTAGTAGGTTATGAGTTCGAGTTAAATCACTTGAGGGTTAGGAGAGCTATAGCTAAATTCTTAGGTCTTGATTACTCAATACCTCAAGCACCTGGTCAGCCCATAATCAGCGTGCCAACTAGGATACCTACATTATGTCCGGGATGCCCGTACAGGCCGATATTCTTCGAGTTGAGGAGGCTGGTTAATCAAGAGAAAATACCTTATATTGCTTCGGGAGACATAGGGTGCTACTCGCTAGGATATAACCCGCCCTACAAAATGCAAGACGTAATGATTGAAATGGGAAGCAGTATAGGGGTTGGATACGGCCTCAGCATAACTACAGATGATAACGTGATAGCTATAATAGGTGACTCCACATTCTATCACGCAGGCTTACCGCCACTCATAAACGCAGTATGGCATAAGAAGCCGCTAACTATTATAGTATTAGATAATGAAGTAACCGCGATGACGGGTCACCAACCAGCCCCATCAAGTAAGGACGGTGGGGAAGCACACTACATACCTATAGAGAACGTGGTTTCAGGACTTGGTATTAGGTTTGTCGAAGTCATAGACCCTTACGACATCAAGACTGTCAGAGAGGTTGTTAAGAAGGCTCTGAATTACGTTAGGGAACATAAAGAGCCGGCAGTCATAGTTGCTAGAAGGAGGTGTGCGTTAGAAGTTGTTAGAGACCTTAGGAGAGCTGGTGTCGAGATAGTTCCCTACGTAGTCTTAGAAGATAAGTGTGTTGGTTGCGGTATATGTTATGATTGGTTTGTCTGTCCAGCAATAATGCCTGGGAGTGATAGAAAGGCGTGGATAGACCCAGAACTTTGTGTTGGTTGTGGTGCGTGTGCTCAGGTATGTCCTACGAAAGCTATAGTTCCCCTGAAAGAGTACAATAGAGAAGAGGTTGAGAAGTTCTGGAGGTGA
- a CDS encoding fibrillarin-like rRNA/tRNA 2'-O-methyltransferase, which translates to MIEVTSIKPHEKYGGVYLVELEDGSIKLATKNIAPGKRVYGERLYTYEGVEYREWNPYRSKLAGALLKGIEGLFISRDVKVLYLGAGSGTTPSHVSDLVGEKGVVYAVEFAPRVIRDLLRVCEDRKNIIPLLSDARFPQKYSHIVPLVDVLYADIAQPEQAAIVNINAKYFLREGGYLYLAIKSRSIDVTKEPDEIYKREIDTLTRGGFEIVDVVHLDPFDKDHAMVLARYGKS; encoded by the coding sequence ATGATCGAAGTCACCAGTATTAAGCCTCACGAGAAATATGGCGGTGTATACTTGGTCGAGCTAGAGGACGGCAGTATTAAGTTAGCCACCAAGAACATAGCTCCGGGCAAGAGAGTCTACGGCGAGAGACTCTACACGTATGAAGGTGTAGAGTATAGAGAGTGGAACCCCTACAGAAGTAAGCTGGCAGGGGCTCTGCTGAAGGGCATAGAAGGACTATTCATAAGTAGAGACGTTAAGGTTCTCTACTTAGGTGCTGGGTCAGGGACTACTCCAAGTCACGTATCAGACCTGGTTGGTGAGAAAGGTGTTGTGTACGCTGTAGAATTCGCGCCTAGAGTGATAAGAGACTTGTTGAGAGTCTGTGAAGACCGCAAGAACATAATTCCTCTACTGAGTGATGCGCGCTTCCCGCAGAAATATTCTCACATAGTGCCTTTAGTTGACGTGTTATACGCGGATATAGCTCAACCAGAGCAAGCAGCTATCGTAAACATAAACGCTAAGTACTTCCTGAGAGAGGGTGGCTACCTCTACCTAGCTATAAAGTCTAGAAGTATTGACGTAACTAAAGAGCCTGACGAGATCTATAAGCGAGAAATAGACACGCTAACTCGCGGAGGCTTTGAGATAGTTGATGTAGTTCATCTAGACCCGTTCGATAAGGACCACGCCATGGTCTTAGCCAGGTATGGAAAGAGTTAA
- the gatD gene encoding Glu-tRNA(Gln) amidotransferase subunit GatD, with protein sequence MASYVSVGDRVRIKKGSLVYEGVVLPKSEFSSDKILVIKLDNGYNVGVDVSDAEVEVVRKGVVRFHEQELSRSVVRGSGSLKLTFLSTGGTIVSKVDYETGAVRPAITATELLEAVPEFIDYTSELAVIEYSRLFSEDLTPAYWTELGSEVGKLIESGVDGVLIAHGTDTMTYTASALAFALRHLPIPVVLVGSQRSSDRPSSDSALNMRASLAVFKEAPFGEVVVCMHGSISDDYVLAHRGVKVRKMHSSRRDAFQSVNDMPLARIDFPGAKFKLINQRFIARSKREDFQVMSKFSDKVALLKFYPGMDCDIIDFFVDKGYKAVVIEGTGLGHVRNVCVDSIARATEEEVLTVITTQTIFGRVNMNVYSTGRKLLKAGAIPGHDILSETAYVKLSWMLGNYPGLDRREYVELFHKNLAYEYNPVHKDSLFPVWTHEY encoded by the coding sequence TTGGCTTCATACGTGAGCGTAGGAGATAGAGTAAGGATTAAGAAGGGTTCTCTAGTTTATGAGGGTGTAGTCTTACCTAAGAGTGAGTTTAGTTCTGACAAGATCTTAGTGATTAAGCTAGATAATGGGTATAACGTCGGTGTTGACGTAAGCGATGCTGAGGTAGAAGTTGTGAGAAAAGGTGTTGTGAGATTTCATGAGCAGGAACTCTCCCGCAGTGTTGTTAGAGGTAGTGGCAGTCTTAAACTTACTTTCTTGAGTACTGGCGGAACTATCGTAAGTAAAGTTGATTACGAGACGGGGGCTGTGAGGCCGGCAATAACAGCTACTGAGCTTCTTGAGGCAGTTCCCGAGTTTATTGACTACACGTCAGAGCTTGCTGTGATAGAGTACAGCAGACTATTTAGTGAGGACTTAACTCCTGCGTACTGGACTGAGCTAGGCAGTGAGGTGGGGAAGCTGATTGAGTCAGGTGTTGACGGGGTTCTCATAGCTCACGGTACCGACACAATGACTTACACGGCCTCAGCACTAGCTTTTGCTTTGAGGCACCTTCCTATACCGGTTGTTTTGGTCGGTTCTCAAAGGAGTAGTGATAGACCTAGCTCAGACTCGGCCCTCAACATGAGAGCTTCTTTAGCGGTCTTTAAGGAAGCACCATTCGGTGAGGTGGTAGTGTGTATGCACGGAAGCATCTCAGATGATTACGTCTTAGCTCACAGGGGAGTTAAGGTTAGGAAGATGCATTCGAGTAGGAGAGATGCGTTTCAATCAGTTAATGATATGCCCTTAGCTAGGATAGACTTCCCGGGCGCGAAGTTCAAGTTAATCAACCAAAGATTCATTGCTAGGAGCAAGAGAGAAGACTTTCAGGTCATGAGTAAGTTCAGTGATAAGGTGGCGTTACTGAAGTTCTACCCAGGCATGGATTGCGACATTATTGATTTCTTCGTTGACAAGGGTTACAAGGCTGTGGTTATTGAGGGGACTGGATTAGGGCATGTAAGGAATGTGTGCGTAGACAGCATAGCTAGAGCTACTGAGGAAGAGGTGCTTACAGTCATAACAACGCAGACTATATTCGGTAGGGTTAACATGAACGTCTACAGTACTGGCAGGAAGCTCCTTAAAGCTGGTGCCATACCCGGACACGATATCTTGAGCGAGACCGCTTATGTGAAGCTGTCTTGGATGCTTGGTAATTACCCCGGCCTTGATAGGAGAGAATATGTTGAACTCTTCCACAAGAATTTAGCGTATGAGTATAATCCAGTACATAAAGACTCGCTCTTCCCGGTGTGGACTCATGAGTATTGA
- a CDS encoding indolepyruvate oxidoreductase subunit beta, whose translation MLNILISGVGGQGLLTLSRVLGQAALNEGLKVIISETHGMSQRGGSVTVFLRIGDSVMAPLPPEDDIRLHMSMELIEATRYSYLHNPNTVLVVNDKIIRPSVPGVKVPSKEELINAIKKTTSHFYLVSASDTSLKLGSTIGANVVMLGFVTYLLEKAAIVTKNSVLNEVLKLGAREINTRLFEAGYQEALTKVGKETIESLKASKHI comes from the coding sequence GTGCTCAACATCCTTATCTCAGGAGTTGGTGGTCAGGGACTGCTAACCTTATCTAGGGTGTTAGGTCAGGCAGCACTCAATGAAGGTCTTAAAGTAATAATATCAGAGACTCATGGGATGAGTCAGAGAGGAGGTTCCGTAACAGTCTTCTTAAGGATAGGAGATTCTGTCATGGCTCCTCTGCCGCCTGAAGACGACATACGCCTACACATGTCAATGGAGCTTATTGAGGCTACCAGATATTCCTACCTCCATAACCCGAATACGGTATTAGTAGTTAACGATAAGATCATCAGACCCTCAGTACCTGGCGTGAAGGTTCCTTCAAAAGAAGAATTAATTAATGCTATAAAGAAAACAACCTCGCACTTCTACCTAGTTAGTGCTTCAGACACATCATTAAAACTTGGTAGTACCATAGGAGCTAACGTAGTCATGTTAGGGTTCGTGACTTACCTCTTAGAGAAAGCAGCAATAGTAACTAAAAACTCTGTATTAAATGAAGTACTTAAGCTAGGAGCTAGAGAAATCAACACTAGACTCTTTGAAGCAGGGTATCAGGAAGCCTTAACCAAAGTAGGTAAAGAGACTATAGAGTCGTTAAAAGCAAGCAAACACATCTAG
- a CDS encoding plasma-membrane proton-efflux P-type ATPase has protein sequence MSRYVGLTSRDVAERLKVYGLNKVPEKKESVIAAFLKKFTGLTPYTIEVAAAISFILGKYIDFTIMVSLLLVNAVVGVIHGYRASKAIEVLRSKLKVTVKALRDGKWVNVAAEYIVPDDVVKVSMGDVVPADGVILEGSVTVDESALTGESMPVGKGVNDNIYAGTAVVRGEAIIKIVATGVKTRFGKTVELVQIAKPRLLIEEITNSITKWLLLVDSLFIILVVVKLILAGLNILELLPFALTLLLASIPIALPAMTTITLALGSVELAKNGVIVRRLEAVEAASMMDIICLDKTGTITENRIVVDKVIPLDSRYSEEDVVLYAVLASEEVTKDPIDNAIREKAKEMNIDVSVANILEFKPFTPETKRSEALAQIHERRIRVIKGAPQALLQIATNSNIENLEKTVIELGREGLRPLAIAVETQQNSVEIIGLLGLYDRPREDSKQFIDVIRSLGVTPKMITGDNIHIAKAIANKVNIGEKAVSVREVPKEQLASNIEETEVFAEVVPEDKYYIVETLQKRGHIVGMTGDGVNDTPALKKADLGIAVSGATDVAKSVASVVLTSPGLREITDIIRLGRMTYRKIVVWTINKIVKTFSIVYFVAISTLLLGLPVLTPTHMILMLFLYDFVTLSISIDVLRPSKRPEKWNIRKLTAISTLLGVVKLVELFIALFIANLINLPYPQLQSFMFYVLLISGLLNIVNFRETKAFWSSKLSKYVLLTIVVDSIVATILVWKGIIIPPLYPHVIALALTYTTIVTLLVTDIAKIAVYKLFGHI, from the coding sequence ATGAGCAGGTATGTAGGTTTAACTAGTAGGGATGTTGCTGAGAGACTGAAAGTTTATGGTCTTAATAAAGTACCTGAAAAGAAGGAGAGCGTAATAGCGGCTTTCTTAAAGAAGTTTACGGGGTTAACGCCTTACACTATAGAAGTGGCAGCTGCGATATCTTTTATTTTGGGGAAATATATAGACTTCACTATAATGGTGTCGTTGCTTCTTGTGAATGCTGTTGTAGGCGTTATTCACGGATATAGGGCTAGTAAGGCTATTGAGGTACTTAGATCAAAATTAAAAGTGACTGTGAAGGCTCTGAGAGATGGTAAGTGGGTTAACGTTGCAGCTGAATATATTGTTCCAGATGATGTTGTGAAGGTCTCTATGGGTGATGTCGTGCCTGCCGACGGTGTTATTTTAGAGGGTTCTGTAACTGTTGATGAATCCGCATTGACTGGGGAATCCATGCCTGTAGGAAAAGGCGTTAACGATAACATTTATGCTGGAACTGCAGTTGTCAGGGGAGAGGCTATTATCAAGATTGTTGCGACTGGTGTGAAGACGCGCTTTGGAAAAACTGTCGAGCTAGTTCAGATAGCGAAGCCTAGACTCTTAATAGAGGAGATAACTAACAGCATAACTAAGTGGCTTCTCTTAGTAGACTCTCTATTCATAATCTTAGTCGTAGTTAAACTCATTTTGGCAGGGCTTAACATTTTAGAGCTCTTACCCTTCGCTCTAACGTTGTTGCTAGCCTCAATACCTATAGCTTTGCCAGCCATGACTACCATAACTCTCGCTTTAGGGAGTGTTGAGCTTGCAAAGAACGGTGTAATTGTTAGGAGGCTTGAAGCAGTAGAGGCCGCCTCTATGATGGATATTATATGCTTAGATAAAACAGGCACGATAACAGAGAACAGAATAGTAGTAGATAAAGTAATTCCATTAGATAGTAGGTACAGCGAAGAAGATGTGGTGCTGTACGCGGTACTAGCATCTGAAGAAGTGACGAAAGACCCTATAGATAACGCTATTAGAGAGAAAGCTAAAGAGATGAACATTGACGTAAGTGTAGCGAATATCCTAGAATTTAAGCCATTTACGCCAGAAACAAAGAGAAGTGAAGCACTTGCTCAGATTCATGAGCGAAGGATTAGGGTTATTAAGGGTGCGCCTCAGGCGCTCCTCCAGATAGCTACTAACAGCAATATAGAAAACCTTGAAAAGACCGTCATAGAGCTCGGTAGAGAGGGGCTTAGACCACTAGCCATAGCAGTAGAGACTCAGCAAAACTCTGTTGAGATTATTGGATTATTGGGATTATATGACAGACCCCGCGAAGACTCCAAGCAGTTTATAGATGTTATAAGGAGCCTTGGTGTGACTCCAAAAATGATTACGGGAGATAACATACATATAGCTAAAGCTATAGCGAACAAGGTTAATATAGGTGAGAAGGCCGTTAGCGTTAGAGAGGTTCCAAAAGAACAGTTAGCCAGTAATATTGAGGAGACCGAAGTGTTCGCGGAAGTAGTGCCTGAGGACAAATACTATATTGTAGAGACTCTACAGAAGAGAGGGCATATAGTTGGTATGACAGGCGACGGAGTAAATGATACACCAGCACTTAAGAAGGCAGACCTAGGCATAGCTGTGAGCGGGGCCACTGACGTAGCAAAATCTGTTGCTTCGGTAGTGCTCACGTCTCCGGGGCTAAGAGAGATTACTGACATTATAAGACTTGGGAGAATGACTTATAGGAAGATAGTTGTCTGGACCATAAACAAGATCGTTAAGACATTCAGCATAGTGTATTTTGTGGCTATATCAACGCTACTTCTCGGACTTCCGGTATTAACCCCAACACACATGATATTAATGCTTTTTCTCTACGACTTTGTAACCTTATCCATAAGTATTGACGTACTGAGACCAAGCAAGAGACCGGAGAAGTGGAATATTAGGAAGCTTACAGCAATATCAACTCTGCTCGGCGTCGTGAAACTTGTAGAGCTATTTATAGCGTTATTTATAGCGAATCTCATTAACCTACCGTACCCACAACTACAGAGTTTCATGTTCTACGTACTCCTCATCTCAGGACTTCTAAACATAGTGAACTTTAGAGAAACTAAGGCATTCTGGAGCTCGAAGCTAAGCAAGTACGTGTTGCTAACTATAGTAGTTGACAGCATAGTCGCAACAATACTTGTGTGGAAAGGCATAATAATACCTCCACTATACCCGCATGTTATAGCATTAGCGCTGACTTATACTACTATAGTAACACTGCTAGTCACTGATATTGCTAAGATAGCGGTATACAAATTGTTTGGTCACATATAA